One window from the genome of Mumia sp. ZJ1417 encodes:
- a CDS encoding GNAT family N-acetyltransferase, which produces MQIRDATRSDWERIWPFFDTIVKAGDSYAYPADLDSDSARGLWMEAPPGRTTVAVDDDGTVLGSAKMGPNRPGRGAHVATASFMVDPTGRRSGVGRTLGEDMIAWARDQGFHGIQFNAVVEVNTPAVRLWRSLGFEVIGTVPDAYDHATLGLVGLHVMYKPLG; this is translated from the coding sequence ATGCAGATCAGGGATGCCACGCGTTCCGACTGGGAGCGGATCTGGCCTTTCTTCGACACCATCGTCAAGGCCGGCGACTCGTACGCCTACCCGGCCGATCTCGACTCCGACTCTGCGCGCGGACTGTGGATGGAGGCGCCGCCGGGCCGTACGACCGTCGCGGTCGACGACGACGGCACCGTGCTCGGCTCGGCGAAGATGGGCCCGAACCGCCCGGGCCGTGGCGCGCACGTCGCGACGGCGAGCTTCATGGTCGACCCGACGGGGCGGCGCAGCGGTGTCGGCCGCACGCTGGGCGAGGACATGATCGCCTGGGCACGGGATCAGGGGTTCCACGGCATCCAGTTCAACGCGGTGGTCGAGGTCAACACCCCCGCCGTGCGGCTGTGGCGCAGCCTCGGCTTCGAGGTCATCGGCACGGTGCCGGACGCGTACGACCATGCGACGCTCGGTCTGGTCGGGCTGCACGTGATGTACAAGCCGCTGGGCTGA
- a CDS encoding LLM class flavin-dependent oxidoreductase: protein MSEPLELGLDTFGDITSDADGALVPAPEVLRQVVEQAVLADEVGLAFIGLGEHHRADFSITSPDVVLAAIAGRTERIRLGSAVTVLSSDDPIRVYERFATLDALSHGRAEVILGRGSFTESFGLFGFDLGDYEVLFNEKLDLFAALLDEQPVTWSGTTRPPLKDQRVYPPTESGRLTTWIGVGGTPQSVVRAVHYRLPMMLAIIGGPPLQFVPYADFYRETLEKDGAEVLPVGMHSPGYIAETDEQAREELYDHWIAQRNQIGSERGWPPATRNEFAQAAGPDGALYVGSPETVARKIARNAAALGVSRFDMKYANGAMRHEQLLRCIELYGVQVAPLVHDMMA from the coding sequence GTGAGTGAACCGCTCGAGCTCGGTCTCGACACCTTCGGCGACATCACCTCCGACGCCGACGGCGCCCTGGTCCCGGCGCCGGAGGTCCTGCGGCAGGTGGTCGAGCAGGCCGTCCTCGCCGACGAGGTCGGCCTGGCCTTCATCGGCCTCGGCGAGCACCACCGCGCCGACTTCTCGATCACGTCTCCCGACGTCGTGCTCGCCGCGATCGCCGGCCGTACGGAGCGGATCCGCCTGGGCTCCGCAGTCACCGTGCTCAGCTCCGACGACCCGATCCGGGTCTACGAGCGCTTCGCGACGCTCGACGCCCTGTCGCACGGACGCGCCGAGGTGATCTTGGGGCGCGGGTCCTTTACGGAGTCGTTCGGGCTGTTCGGCTTCGACCTCGGCGACTACGAGGTGCTGTTCAACGAGAAGCTCGACCTCTTCGCGGCGCTCCTGGACGAGCAGCCGGTGACCTGGTCCGGCACGACGCGACCGCCGCTGAAGGACCAACGGGTCTACCCGCCCACCGAGTCGGGCCGGCTGACGACGTGGATCGGCGTCGGCGGCACCCCTCAGTCGGTGGTCAGGGCGGTGCACTACCGGCTCCCGATGATGCTCGCGATCATCGGCGGACCACCGCTGCAGTTCGTCCCGTACGCCGACTTCTACCGCGAGACGCTGGAGAAGGACGGTGCCGAGGTGCTGCCGGTCGGGATGCACTCCCCCGGCTACATCGCCGAGACCGACGAGCAGGCACGCGAGGAGCTGTACGACCACTGGATCGCCCAGCGCAACCAGATCGGCAGCGAGCGCGGTTGGCCGCCCGCGACGCGCAACGAGTTCGCGCAGGCAGCCGGGCCGGACGGCGCCCTCTACGTCGGCTCGCCGGAGACCGTGGCCCGCAAGATCGCCCGCAACGCCGCAGCGCTCGGCGTGAGCCGCTTCGACATGAAGTACGCCAACGGGGCGATGCGCCACGAGCAGCTGCTGCGGTGCATCGAGCTGTACGGGGTGCAGGTCGCCCCGCTGGTGCACGACATGATGGCCTGA
- a CDS encoding DinB family protein, which translates to MARGERLAEQLDWYWRKNLRPRLEGLTDEEYFWEPVRDCWSIRPRGTSVAPMSEGSGEWTMDSASPAPVPAPVTTIAWRLAHIIVSCLGYRVAWHFGGQDVDSQTFAYVGPERFPMESIVLHVNRELIHHGAEISLLRDLYHWQDGAVPRRM; encoded by the coding sequence ATGGCACGGGGCGAACGGCTCGCGGAGCAGTTGGACTGGTACTGGCGCAAGAACTTGCGGCCACGGCTGGAGGGTCTTACCGACGAGGAGTACTTCTGGGAGCCGGTGCGCGACTGCTGGAGCATCCGCCCACGTGGCACGTCGGTCGCACCGATGTCGGAAGGTTCGGGGGAGTGGACGATGGACTCCGCCTCCCCTGCCCCGGTACCGGCGCCGGTGACCACGATTGCCTGGCGGCTGGCGCACATCATCGTCTCCTGCCTGGGCTATCGGGTCGCATGGCACTTCGGCGGCCAGGACGTCGACTCCCAGACATTCGCTTACGTGGGTCCCGAGCGGTTTCCCATGGAGAGCATCGTCCTGCACGTCAACAGAGAGCTGATCCATCACGGCGCCGAGATCTCCCTGCTGCGCGACCTCTACCACTGGCAGGACGGAGCCGTACCGCGCCGAATGTGA
- a CDS encoding HAD-IIA family hydrolase, which produces MTEKLPVATWLTDMDGVLVHEEDAIPGAAEFLQRLTESGCKFLVLTNNSIYTPRDLRARLAESGLDVPEDRIWTSALATAQFLSDQRPNGSAYVVGEAGMTTALHAVGYVLTRSRPDYVVLGETRTYSFEAITTAIQLIVNGARFIATNPDPTGPSPAGPLPATGSVAALITRATGVEPYFVGKPNPLMMRNALNRIDAHSETTVMIGDRMDTDIVSGMEAGLRTILVLTGSTRREHVERFPYRPTRIVDSIADLVDDVVAPPVDAE; this is translated from the coding sequence ATGACCGAGAAGCTGCCCGTCGCGACCTGGCTCACCGACATGGATGGCGTCCTTGTGCACGAGGAGGACGCCATCCCGGGGGCGGCCGAGTTCCTCCAGCGCCTCACCGAGTCCGGGTGCAAGTTCCTCGTCCTCACCAACAACTCGATCTACACGCCGCGCGACCTGCGGGCCCGGCTCGCCGAGTCGGGACTCGACGTCCCCGAGGACCGGATCTGGACCTCGGCGCTCGCGACCGCGCAGTTCCTGTCCGACCAGCGGCCGAACGGCAGCGCGTACGTGGTCGGCGAGGCGGGGATGACCACGGCGCTGCACGCGGTCGGGTACGTGCTGACGCGCTCGCGTCCGGACTACGTCGTGCTCGGAGAGACCCGCACGTACTCCTTCGAGGCGATCACGACCGCGATCCAGCTCATCGTTAACGGCGCGCGCTTCATCGCCACCAACCCCGACCCGACCGGCCCGTCGCCGGCGGGGCCGCTGCCGGCCACGGGGTCGGTCGCGGCGCTGATCACCCGCGCGACCGGCGTCGAGCCGTACTTCGTCGGCAAGCCCAACCCGCTCATGATGCGCAACGCGCTCAACCGCATCGACGCGCACTCCGAGACCACGGTGATGATCGGCGACCGGATGGACACCGACATCGTCTCGGGGATGGAGGCCGGCCTGCGGACCATCCTGGTCCTCACCGGCTCGACGCGCCGCGAGCACGTCGAGCGGTTCCCGTACCGCCCCACCCGCATCGTCGACTCGATCGCGGACCTCGTCGACGACGTCGTCGCGCCGCCGGTCGACGCGGAGTGA
- the mgrA gene encoding L-glyceraldehyde 3-phosphate reductase: MSVPRTILDPHDLYRAADDRYDSVADGGPALFRRCGRSGLQLPAISLGLWHNFGDDTPLATQRAILRHAFDLGVTHFDLANNYGPPYGAAEKNVGRILAEDFAPYRNELVISTKAGWDMWPGPYGFLGSRKYLLSSLDDSLQRMGLDYVDIFYSHRFDPHTPLEETMGALDAAVRSGKARYAGISSYGPERTREAAAILADLGTPLLLHQPSYSMLNRWVEDGLLDVLEDVGAGCIAFSPLAQGVLTGRYLNGVPEGSRAAADKSLDPQMIEDNLAHVRALNDLAQERGQTLAQMAVAWVLRDPRVTSALVGASSVAQLEDSLGALQNLSFSADELERIDSHAVDGHLNIWAGSSEA; encoded by the coding sequence ATGAGTGTGCCTCGGACGATCCTCGATCCCCACGACCTCTACCGAGCGGCCGACGACCGCTATGACAGCGTCGCGGACGGCGGGCCCGCGCTGTTCCGTCGGTGCGGGCGCTCCGGACTCCAGCTGCCCGCGATCTCGCTGGGGCTGTGGCACAACTTCGGCGACGACACCCCGCTGGCCACGCAGCGGGCGATCCTCCGCCACGCGTTCGACCTCGGGGTCACGCACTTCGACCTCGCCAACAACTACGGGCCTCCGTACGGCGCGGCGGAGAAGAACGTCGGCCGCATCCTCGCCGAGGACTTCGCCCCGTACCGCAACGAGCTCGTCATCTCGACCAAGGCCGGCTGGGACATGTGGCCTGGTCCGTACGGGTTCCTCGGCTCGCGCAAGTATCTGCTGAGCAGCCTCGATGACTCGCTCCAGCGGATGGGGCTGGACTACGTCGACATCTTCTACAGCCACCGCTTCGACCCGCACACGCCGCTGGAGGAGACGATGGGCGCGCTCGACGCGGCCGTACGGTCCGGAAAGGCGCGCTACGCGGGGATCAGCTCGTACGGTCCCGAGCGCACCCGCGAGGCGGCGGCGATCCTCGCCGACCTCGGCACGCCGTTGCTGCTGCACCAGCCGTCGTACTCGATGCTCAACCGGTGGGTCGAGGACGGGCTCCTGGACGTGCTGGAGGACGTGGGCGCAGGGTGCATCGCGTTCTCGCCGCTCGCCCAGGGCGTGCTGACGGGCCGCTACCTCAACGGCGTCCCTGAAGGTTCTCGCGCCGCGGCCGACAAGTCGTTGGACCCGCAGATGATCGAGGACAACCTCGCGCACGTGCGGGCGCTGAACGACCTCGCGCAAGAGCGTGGGCAGACCCTCGCCCAGATGGCCGTCGCATGGGTCCTGCGCGACCCTCGGGTGACCTCGGCGCTCGTCGGTGCTTCGAGCGTCGCGCAGCTCGAGGACAGCCTCGGGGCGTTGCAGAACCTGTCCTTCAGTGCCGATGAGCTGGAGCGGATCGACTCCCACGCGGTCGACGGGCATCTCAACATCTGGGCGGGGTCCAGCGAGGCCTGA
- a CDS encoding NAD(P)-dependent oxidoreductase — translation MKVFVTGATGVMGRSVIHALQGAGHEVRALARSDESATTLADRGVASVRASLFDRASLVQAMEGCDAVANLATHMPVGTSGMRPGAWKSNDRIHVEGSRTVSHAAAEAGIGRLVQESVSFLYADHGEGWIDEDSPIAVSCAAEPVVLAETHAQHYASATREAVVLRFGTIVGDDAVTRWRLARARAGQAVGLGKPQSWTHVVHADDIGGAVLAALTAPPGTYNVGADPVRRGELVAAFAEAVGQDEASFYRRLVLRLGGDRLEWLTRSQRVSSDRFARATGWTASHTQFDAGWLLPMVVEAASA, via the coding sequence GTGAAGGTCTTCGTGACAGGTGCCACCGGCGTCATGGGACGGTCCGTGATCCACGCGTTGCAAGGCGCGGGGCACGAGGTCCGCGCCCTCGCCCGCAGCGACGAGAGCGCAACGACCCTCGCCGACCGCGGAGTTGCGTCCGTACGCGCGAGCCTCTTCGACCGTGCCAGCCTCGTCCAGGCGATGGAGGGGTGCGACGCGGTCGCCAACCTCGCCACCCACATGCCCGTCGGCACCAGCGGGATGCGCCCTGGCGCGTGGAAGTCCAACGACCGCATCCACGTCGAGGGCTCCCGCACCGTGTCGCACGCGGCGGCCGAGGCCGGTATCGGGCGGCTCGTCCAGGAGAGCGTCTCCTTCCTGTACGCCGACCACGGCGAGGGGTGGATCGACGAGGACAGCCCGATCGCCGTCTCGTGCGCGGCCGAGCCGGTCGTGCTCGCGGAGACCCACGCCCAGCACTATGCCTCCGCGACGCGCGAGGCCGTCGTGCTGCGCTTCGGCACGATCGTCGGCGACGACGCCGTCACGCGGTGGCGCCTCGCACGGGCACGCGCGGGTCAGGCCGTCGGGCTCGGCAAGCCGCAGTCGTGGACGCACGTCGTGCACGCCGACGACATCGGCGGAGCGGTCCTCGCCGCGTTGACCGCGCCTCCGGGCACTTACAACGTCGGGGCCGATCCTGTACGCCGCGGCGAGCTCGTCGCCGCGTTCGCGGAAGCCGTCGGTCAGGACGAGGCCAGCTTCTACCGGCGGCTGGTGCTGCGTCTCGGGGGTGACCGCCTGGAGTGGCTCACCCGGTCGCAGCGGGTCAGTTCCGACCGGTTCGCGCGGGCGACCGGCTGGACGGCGTCGCATACGCAGTTCGACGCAGGATGGTTGCTCCCGATGGTCGTCGAGGCCGCCAGTGCCTGA
- the mscL gene encoding large conductance mechanosensitive channel protein MscL, producing the protein MAGMVAGFKEFVMRGNVIDLAVAVVMGTAVTGLVTSFTEAVIEPLLAAIGGDDTLGFGFTIVSGNPATFVNIGAVITALINFLIIAAVLYFLLVLPMNKFRERYQKPTDDAPPPEDIALLREIRDELRASRGGGTTPES; encoded by the coding sequence ATGGCTGGGATGGTCGCAGGATTCAAAGAGTTCGTCATGCGCGGCAACGTCATCGACCTTGCGGTCGCGGTCGTCATGGGCACCGCGGTCACCGGGCTGGTCACGTCGTTCACCGAGGCGGTCATCGAGCCGTTGCTCGCTGCGATCGGCGGCGACGACACCCTCGGCTTCGGCTTCACGATCGTGAGCGGCAACCCCGCCACGTTCGTCAACATCGGCGCCGTCATCACCGCGCTGATCAACTTCCTCATCATCGCGGCGGTGCTCTACTTCCTGCTCGTCCTGCCCATGAACAAGTTCCGCGAGCGCTACCAGAAGCCGACCGACGACGCACCGCCGCCGGAGGACATCGCGCTGCTGCGCGAGATCCGCGACGAGCTGCGCGCCAGCCGCGGTGGCGGCACCACGCCAGAGAGCTGA
- a CDS encoding SAF domain-containing protein, with amino-acid sequence MADLRAPAALASVRRRVRTHRRPLAAACAAASVLVAIQAARPDPGPTTPVLVATTAVTSGSLVQPGDVEVVAMPADLVPEGALRSHDEMHGRVVAAPVPRGGVLTDLSLVGPGLLEGYRRGTALVSVRVADAATVDPVRVGDAVDVVGTDPRGTAAPRLLARRARVAALPGDDGDDRAVLVLAVDAEIARTLSGAAVAWHLAVTVVL; translated from the coding sequence ATGGCCGATCTCCGAGCACCCGCCGCGCTCGCCTCCGTCCGCCGCCGGGTCCGGACCCACCGCCGTCCGCTCGCTGCCGCGTGCGCCGCGGCATCCGTCCTCGTCGCGATCCAGGCGGCTCGCCCCGACCCCGGCCCGACCACTCCCGTCCTGGTGGCTACCACCGCCGTCACGTCCGGCTCTCTCGTCCAGCCCGGTGACGTCGAGGTGGTCGCGATGCCGGCCGATCTCGTCCCGGAGGGCGCTCTGCGGTCCCACGACGAGATGCACGGCCGCGTGGTCGCCGCCCCGGTCCCCCGTGGCGGCGTGCTCACCGACCTCTCGCTCGTCGGGCCCGGGCTGCTCGAGGGCTACCGTCGCGGCACCGCGCTCGTGAGCGTCCGAGTGGCCGATGCGGCGACCGTCGACCCCGTACGGGTCGGCGACGCCGTCGACGTCGTCGGCACCGACCCTCGCGGCACGGCTGCACCGCGGTTGCTGGCGCGACGCGCTCGGGTTGCGGCGCTCCCCGGCGACGACGGGGACGACCGCGCCGTCCTCGTCCTCGCCGTCGACGCCGAGATCGCGCGGACGCTATCGGGCGCGGCCGTGGCCTGGCATCTCGCCGTGACCGTCGTGCTGTGA
- a CDS encoding FmdB family zinc ribbon protein, giving the protein MPTYQYQCNDCGQPLEVQQSFSDDALTVCPSCDGRLRKVFNAVGVVFKGSGFYRNDSRSGSSSSTSASSPSTSSSTSESSSTKSSDSSSTSSTTTATTSSS; this is encoded by the coding sequence GTGCCCACTTACCAGTACCAGTGCAACGACTGCGGCCAGCCGCTCGAGGTGCAGCAGAGCTTCAGCGACGACGCCCTGACGGTGTGCCCGTCCTGCGACGGACGCCTGCGCAAGGTGTTCAACGCGGTCGGCGTCGTGTTCAAGGGGAGCGGGTTCTACCGCAACGACAGCCGCTCGGGCTCGTCGTCAAGCACCAGCGCCAGCTCGCCGTCCACGTCGTCGTCGACGTCCGAGTCGAGCAGCACCAAGAGCTCCGACAGCAGCTCGACGTCGTCCACGACCACGGCGACGACGTCGTCCAGCTGA
- a CDS encoding hemolysin family protein — MTEWLLLLTSFLLMLACGVFVAAEFAFVTVDRPSVERAVQGGDRQAAGLLKGLRTLSTQLSSAQLGITITNLAIGFLAEPAIGQLLRDPLSSLGVSGASLSATSYVVALLLSTFVTMLVGELIPKNIALSVPMATARAVQGLQRGFTTAMAWPIRGLNGSANALLRTLGIEPQEELRSARSPYELSSLVQRSADEGALGRPTADLVARSIAFGNRTAADVRTPRVRVHFLDRRDTAQDLVDAVRATGHSRFPVIGNDLDDLVGVVHVKDAVALAPDRRRTVRVSELAVPALTVPDSIELDPLLVLLREQRLQMAVVLDEYGGTDGVVTLEDLVEEIVGDIADEHDRSSAQLRSRPDGTWVLSGMLRPDEVRSQTGVPLPEGDDYETVAGLLTQHLGRLAEVGDEVALVVPVVAGDQVATIGVSLRVDRLDGRRIDRVILDVHLDEEEGR, encoded by the coding sequence ATGACCGAGTGGTTACTGCTCCTCACCTCCTTCCTCCTCATGCTCGCCTGCGGTGTCTTCGTGGCCGCCGAGTTCGCCTTCGTCACCGTCGACCGGCCGTCCGTCGAGCGCGCCGTGCAGGGCGGCGACCGCCAGGCGGCCGGGCTCCTCAAGGGCCTGCGCACGCTGTCGACGCAGCTCAGCAGCGCCCAGCTGGGCATCACCATCACGAACCTCGCGATCGGCTTCCTCGCCGAGCCCGCGATCGGCCAGCTGCTGCGCGACCCCCTCTCGTCCCTCGGTGTCAGCGGCGCCTCGCTGTCGGCGACGTCGTACGTGGTCGCCCTGCTGCTGAGCACCTTCGTGACGATGCTCGTCGGCGAGCTGATCCCTAAGAACATCGCGCTCTCGGTCCCGATGGCCACCGCGCGTGCCGTCCAGGGACTCCAGCGCGGCTTCACGACGGCGATGGCGTGGCCGATCAGAGGCCTCAACGGCTCGGCCAACGCGCTCCTGCGTACCCTCGGCATCGAGCCGCAGGAGGAGCTGCGCTCGGCGCGCTCCCCGTACGAGCTGAGCTCGCTCGTGCAGCGCTCGGCCGACGAGGGCGCGCTGGGCCGCCCTACCGCGGACCTCGTCGCGCGCTCGATCGCGTTCGGCAACCGGACCGCCGCCGACGTCCGTACGCCGCGGGTCCGCGTCCACTTCCTCGACCGGCGCGACACCGCGCAGGACCTCGTCGACGCCGTCCGGGCGACTGGCCACTCGCGGTTCCCCGTGATCGGCAACGACCTCGACGACCTCGTGGGTGTCGTCCACGTCAAGGACGCCGTCGCCCTCGCGCCCGACCGGCGCCGGACCGTCCGGGTCTCTGAGCTCGCCGTGCCGGCCCTCACCGTCCCGGACTCCATCGAGCTCGACCCCCTGCTGGTCCTCTTGCGTGAGCAGCGGCTCCAGATGGCGGTCGTGCTCGACGAGTACGGCGGCACCGACGGCGTCGTCACCCTGGAGGACCTCGTCGAGGAGATCGTGGGCGACATCGCCGACGAGCACGACCGGTCCTCGGCGCAGCTGCGGTCGCGGCCGGACGGCACATGGGTGCTCTCGGGGATGCTGCGACCCGACGAGGTCCGCAGCCAGACCGGCGTCCCGCTGCCCGAAGGCGACGACTACGAGACCGTCGCCGGGCTCCTCACCCAGCACCTGGGACGCCTGGCCGAGGTCGGCGACGAGGTCGCCCTCGTCGTGCCCGTCGTCGCCGGCGATCAGGTCGCGACGATCGGCGTCAGCCTGCGGGTCGACCGCCTGGACGGCCGCCGTATCGACCGCGTCATCCTCGATGTCCACCTGGACGAGGAGGAGGGCCGATGA
- a CDS encoding hemolysin family protein, with the protein MNPALAIGLVVVLLALNALFVAAEFALISARRTQLEPKAQSGSRPARLAIRAMERVSLAMAAAQLGITLCSLGLGAVGEPAIAHLFEPVFDALGVPHSFVHPISFVIAMGIVTYLHVVLGEMVPKNIALAGPDRAVLWLGPFMLGVIMLLKPFVVALNAIANGAIRLMRLEPKDEVGATFTSDEVAGLLDESHREGLLDSEEYELVSGALGFEAGTVERVLLPRASLDTIPVGATRADVEAACARTGFSRFPVTDSHDALVGYLHIKDALEVSEEIRPIPAKWIRPLGSVRRSTRLYDALRHMQQRGAHMARVVGDDGEALGVVMLEDVLEELVGEVRDPARRATDGG; encoded by the coding sequence ATGAACCCCGCGCTCGCGATCGGTCTTGTCGTCGTCCTCCTCGCCCTCAACGCGCTGTTCGTCGCGGCGGAGTTCGCCCTGATCTCCGCTCGACGCACGCAGCTCGAGCCGAAGGCGCAGTCCGGGTCGCGTCCGGCCCGGCTCGCGATCCGCGCGATGGAGCGCGTCAGCCTGGCGATGGCCGCCGCGCAGCTCGGCATCACGTTGTGCTCGCTCGGCCTCGGTGCTGTGGGCGAGCCCGCGATCGCGCACCTGTTCGAGCCGGTCTTCGACGCGCTCGGCGTCCCGCACTCGTTCGTGCACCCGATCTCGTTCGTGATCGCGATGGGCATCGTCACCTACCTGCACGTCGTGCTGGGCGAGATGGTCCCCAAGAACATCGCCCTCGCCGGGCCGGACCGCGCCGTGCTGTGGCTCGGCCCGTTCATGCTCGGCGTCATCATGCTGCTCAAGCCGTTCGTGGTCGCGCTCAACGCGATCGCCAACGGCGCGATCCGGCTGATGCGGCTCGAGCCCAAGGACGAGGTGGGGGCCACCTTCACCTCGGACGAGGTCGCGGGGCTCCTCGACGAGTCGCACCGCGAGGGCCTGCTCGACTCCGAGGAGTACGAGCTCGTGTCAGGGGCGCTCGGGTTCGAGGCCGGCACGGTCGAGCGGGTGCTCCTGCCCCGTGCGTCGCTCGACACGATCCCGGTCGGGGCGACGCGAGCCGACGTCGAGGCCGCCTGCGCCCGTACCGGCTTCTCGCGGTTCCCGGTGACCGACTCGCACGACGCGCTGGTCGGCTACCTGCACATCAAGGACGCGCTTGAGGTGTCCGAGGAGATCCGACCGATCCCCGCGAAGTGGATCCGGCCGCTCGGCTCCGTACGCCGCAGCACACGCCTGTACGACGCGCTCCGGCACATGCAGCAGCGCGGTGCGCACATGGCCCGCGTCGTCGGTGACGACGGTGAAGCGCTGGGCGTCGTGATGCTGGAGGACGTCCTGGAGGAGCTCGTCGGCGAGGTCCGCGACCCTGCCCGCCGTGCCACCGACGGCGGGTGA